CGATCCGCCTGAATACGTTAACTGGAAGGCCGACCCGCAACTGGCCGAGCAATTCGCCAGCACTATAGAAGAGAACGCCGAGCGCCGCGCCATCATTAGCCGGCTCGCGGCAGCTCAACTCGTCGCGCTCTATGAAGGGCTGCTGCGCAATCGCCTGCATGACATCGCGCTCAAACGCTGGGTCAAGCAAGGCATCATCTCGAAAGCCTGGCTGGGGACAGGTGAAGAGGCGGCGACCATCGGCCCTGTCCACGCGCTCAACCGCGAGCCCTTCGATGACGGGCTGCCGACAGACCTGGTCGCGCCGATGATTCGCAACGCCGGCGCTTGTCACGAGATGGGCATGGGCCTTGCGGATATGCTGCGTGGTTATCTCGGCACTGCCGATTCTCCGACGCGTGGGCGCGACCTGCACATCGGCGACTTTCAACGCGGTGTGCTGACACCTATCAGCCACGTCGGGGATGTGATGGCGGTTACGAACGGCTTCGCGCTGGCATTCCGACTGCGCCGCCAACCGCGCGTCGCCCTGACCTGGATCGGCGACGGCTCGACCAAGGCCGGCGTCTTCCACGAGAGCATGACCTTTGCTGCCGTCCAGCGTTTACCGCTGATCGTCATTATTCAAGATAACCGGGTGGCGCTCGGCACACGCCTCGATCAACATCACCGCGGCGATTTCCGCGACTGGCCGGCGGCCTATGGCGTCGAGGGTTTCGCCTTCGATGGCAATAACGTGCTGGACGCCTATGCGGCGGTGAAGGTGGCCGCCGACGGCTGCCGCCAGGGGCGCGGCCCGTACTTGCTAATCGCTGAGACCTTTCGCATGGGTGGTCATGCGACGCACGACGAGCGCGAAGCGCGGGCGACTTTCGATGCTCAACTGTTTGAGTCGTGGGGCAAGCGCGATCCGATAGGACTTTTTGAGAATTACTTAATCGAAGGGGCAATCGATCTCACGAGCGGCGAGCGCCGGCGGCCCACACCAGCGATGCGTGAGCGCAATACACAGGTGCTTGCTGAAGCCGAGCAGCGCGTGATGGCTGAGATCGAGCAGGCCGAGAAAAAAGCGCTCGACAGCCGCGCCAATCGCTTGCCGCAACCTGAATCGGCGGCGGAGGGTGTCTATGCCGAAAGCGGCGACGCGATGCTAGAGCGCGCCTCAACGCCAGTCGCATAGCAGTCGGGTGTGGCGCAAGGCGGTTAGCTTGCGCGAGTCGCTGCGCAAGCTAACCGCCTTGCGCCACTCGAACGGAGGCCAGGTCATGCGAAGAGCATGTGTAGTAATCATCATTGCTTTACTGATGGGCGCGGCGGCGGCGGGCCAGAAGCGCAAGAAACCGCGCCCCGCGGCGCGCTCGCGGGCCGCGGCGACGCGCGAGGATACCGCC
The genomic region above belongs to Blastocatellia bacterium and contains:
- a CDS encoding thiamine pyrophosphate-dependent dehydrogenase E1 component subunit alpha, whose product is MIRYPAFDPPEYVNWKADPQLAEQFASTIEENAERRAIISRLAAAQLVALYEGLLRNRLHDIALKRWVKQGIISKAWLGTGEEAATIGPVHALNREPFDDGLPTDLVAPMIRNAGACHEMGMGLADMLRGYLGTADSPTRGRDLHIGDFQRGVLTPISHVGDVMAVTNGFALAFRLRRQPRVALTWIGDGSTKAGVFHESMTFAAVQRLPLIVIIQDNRVALGTRLDQHHRGDFRDWPAAYGVEGFAFDGNNVLDAYAAVKVAADGCRQGRGPYLLIAETFRMGGHATHDEREARATFDAQLFESWGKRDPIGLFENYLIEGAIDLTSGERRRPTPAMRERNTQVLAEAEQRVMAEIEQAEKKALDSRANRLPQPESAAEGVYAESGDAMLERASTPVA